In one window of Thalassophryne amazonica chromosome 9, fThaAma1.1, whole genome shotgun sequence DNA:
- the ube2g1a gene encoding ubiquitin-conjugating enzyme E2 G1a, giving the protein MTESQSALLLARQLAELNKNPVEGFSAGLIEDSDLYRWEVLIIGPPDTLYEGGVFKAHLTFPKDYPLRPPKMKFITDIWHPNVDKNGDVCISILHEPGEDKYGYEKPEERWLPIHTVETIMISVISMLADPNGDSPANVDAAKEWREDRHGVFKRKVARCVRKSQETAFE; this is encoded by the exons agctgaataAGAACCCAGTGGAGGGATTCTCAGCAGGCCTGATTGAGGATAGTGATCTCTACAGATGGGAAGTCCTCATCATTGGGCCCCCAGACACTCTGTA TGAAGGTGGCGTGTTTAAAGCTCATCTGACGTTTCCCAAAGACTACCCTCTCAGGCCACCAAAAATGAAATTTATCACAGATATTTGGCATCCTAATG TTGACAAAAATGGCGACGTATGCATTTCTATTTTGCACGAACCTGGGGAGGATAAGTACGGTTATGAGAAACCAGAGGAACGCTGGCTGCCCATCCATACAGTGGAAACCATCATGATTAGTGTTATCTCCATGCTGGCAGACCCCAACGGTGACTCACCAGCCAACGTGGACGCTGCA AAAGAGTGGAGGGAGGACAGACACGGAGTGTTCAAAAGGAAAGTTGCACGTTGTGTACGAAAAAGCCAAGAGACTGCGTTTGAGTGA